Proteins from a genomic interval of Drosophila melanogaster chromosome 2R:
- the Pde8 gene encoding phosphodiesterase 8, isoform N codes for MGCSPSTLPPAPSAGQTGERGSLPLDASEKDESRLFCIKLRRSRLRRCSCGGVTLQPPSDGNGSTAGDNLCGQVLLNPLQTKSEADYEKLSTGKKDSIVTVAALGNFTHSVVRRATGSTGTSGTSSSGGNSRPGHRKSSLALALTPEDEPMDVYQRNLMDLKYPTVLPPNPPLKALLVFHKSDSICEAITAACQRHQLDVTLVKSKEEALDTLQKSYATAQCYHLIIIDARSSKNLDAEHIARTIRHTHGHHLTTIIAVCKKSFFEKDDVLIALLDAGVNRCVAETTNLAMCSVELKQILHSIIRPHNVMSTQQALYTALHRLKEVVLITDDLLRIQYANRATERLLNMRLDEIISKQLEDIFVSDLSTISEQCKNIKEFDGILTVRRKSQEGIPMHVRVVPVACIGSAPTHLIFNFDVPGGQMDFIATLPQPKEAPRGSLHSVRRCSFDVRSIASDGLRRTSLAKLTSLPLEAPITKIINLLSQVQENCSADEARLIDKVLEFLKREGLYSPQMKEIRTDDPIATDLIGALLTGPSVYSSRRSSNDSIIRTGSSTRTAAIVPAKMKSNPIIMELLDESLSWDFDIFKLEEITDYHPLLYLGMEMFRRFDVFATLNIDENVCKAWLAVIEAHYRKSNTYHNSTHAADVMQATGAFITQLTNKDMLVMDRMEEATALIAAAAHDVDHPGRSSAFLCNSNDALAVLYNDLTVLENHHAAITFKLTLGDDKINIFKNLDKETYKSARSTIIDMILATEMTRHFEHLAKFVSVFGGEEPRDHNPQTDEETSILMRRMLIKVADVSNPARPMQFCIEWARRIAEEYFMQTDEEKQRHLPIVMPMFDRATCSIPKSQIGFIEYIIQDMMHAWESFIDMPQLITYMQINYSQWKKYDEQGVNTLAEIMAKQPPVGKMANSKXHTAFRRLFSGLLKPLPAHAPGTSTIGENEMEDVL; via the exons ATGGGCTGTTCTCCGAGTACTTTGCCCCCCGCCCCTTCCGCTGGTCAGACCGGCGAACGAGGATCCCTGCCGCTGGACGCCTCTGAAAAGGACGAGAGCCGCCTCTTCTGCATCAAGCTGCGGCGCAGCCGCCTGCGCCGCTGCAGCTGTGGGGGCGTGACCTTGCAGCCCCCCAGCGACGGGAATGGCAGCACGGCCGGAGACAACCTGTGCGGCCAGGTGCTCCTCAATCCGCTGCAGACCAAGAGCGAGGCCGACTACGAAAAG CTGAGCACCGGCAAAAAGGACTCGATTGTGACGGTGGCCGCCCTGGGCAACTTTACACACAGCGTAGTGCGACGGGCCACTGGAA GCACAGGCACATCGGGCACCAGTTCATCCGGCGGGAACAGCCGTCCAGGTCACCGCAAGTCATCACTAGCCCTCGCTCTCACCCCGGAAGATGAGCCGATGGACGTCTACCAG CGAAATCTCATGGACCTGAAGTATCCAACCGTGCTACCACCGAATCCCCCACTTAAG GCCCTTCTGGTTTTCCACAAGTCGGACAGCATCTGCGAGGCGATCACCGCGGCCTGCCAGCGCCACCAGCTGGACGTTACGCTGGTCAAGTCCAAGGAGGAGGCCCTGGACACTCTGCAGAAGTCGTACGCCACCGCCCAGTGCTACCACCTAATCATAATTGATGCGCGCTCCTCCAAGAACCTGGATGCGGAGCACATTGCGAG AACCATTCGTCACACACACGGCCACCATTTAACGACAATAATTGCAGTCTGCAAGAAGAG TTTCTTCGAAAAGGATGATGTGCTAATTGCTCTATTGGACGCTGGCGTTAATAGA TGCGTAGCGGAGACGACCAACCTGGCCATGTGCAGTGTGGAACTGAAGCAGATACTGCACTCCATCATCCGGCCGCACAATGTCATGTCCACTCAACAG GCCCTCTACACGGCTCTGCATCGGCTAAAGGAGGTGGTGCTCATCACGGACGACTTGCTGCGGATTCAGTACGCGAACCGTGCCACCGAGAGGCTGCTCAACATGCGGCTG GACGAGATCATTAGCAAGCAGCTGGAGGACATATTTGTGTCGGACCTCTCCACCATCAGCGAGCAGTGCAAGAACATCAAGGAGTTCGATGGCATCCTGACGGTGCGTCGCAAGAGCCAGGAGGGCATACCCATGCACGTGCGCGTCGTGCCGGTGGCCTGCATAGGCAG CGCCCCCACGCACCTGATTTTCAACTTTGATGTGCCCGGCGGGCAGATGGACTTCATAGCCACGCTGCCGCAGCCCAAGGAGGCGCCTCGGGGCTCCCTGCACTCGGTGCGGCGCTGCAGCTTTGATGTCCGCTCCATCGCCTCGGACGGATTGCGGAGGACGAGCTTGGCCAAGCTGACGTCGCTGCCACTGGAGGCACCCATCACTAAA ATAATCAATTTACTATCACAAGTACAGGAGAATTGTTCGGCCGATGAGGCGCGTCTCATAGACAAGGTCTTGGAGTTCCTGAAGCGTGAGGGACTCTACAGTCCGCAGATGAAGGAGATACGAACGGACGATCCCATAGCCACCGATCTAATCGGTGCCCTGCTAACG GGTCCCAGCGTGTACTCATCGCGCCGCAGCTCGAATGACTCCATCATACGCACTGGCAGCTCCACGAGAACTGCCGCCATTGTGCCCGCCAAAATGAAG TCCAATCCCATCATCATGGAACTACTTGACGAATCTCTCAGCTGGGACtttgatattttcaaattggAGGAGATCACCGACTACCACCCGCTGCTCTACCTGGGCATGGAGATGTTCCGCCGCTTCGACGTCTTTGCCACCCTGAACATCGATGAGAACGTGTGCAAGGCGTGGTTGGCAGTGATTGAAGCCCACTACCGCAAGAGCAACACATATCACAACAGCACCCATGCCGCGGATGTGATGCAG GCCACTGGCGCTTTCATCACCCAACTAACCAACAAGGATATGCTGGTGATGGATCGCATGGAGGAGGCGACTGCCTTGatcgccgccgccgcccaCGATGTGGATCATCCTGGTCGCTCATCCGCCTTCTTGTGCAACTCCAACGACGCCCTGGCCGTTCTATACAATGATCTGACTGTGCTGGAGAACCATCACGCGGCAATCACCTTTAAGCTGACACTGG GCGACGACAAGATCAACATTTTCAAGAACCTGGACAAGGAGACATACAAGTCGGCACGCAGCACCATCATTGACATGATCCTGGCCACCGAGATGACCCGCCACTTTGAGCACCTGGCCAAGTTCGTGAGCGTTTTTGGCGGCGAGGAGCCGCGTGAT CACAATCCCCAAACGGATGAGGAGACGTCCATACTCATGCGTCGCATGCTGATCAAAGTGGCCGATGTGAGCAATCCCGCCAGGCCGATGCAATTCTGCATCGAGTGGGCCCGCCGGATAGCCGAGGAGTACTTCATGCAGACGGACGAGGAGAAGCAGCGCCACCTGCCCATCGTGATGCCGATGTTCGATCGGGCCACCTGCAGCATACCAAAGAGCCAGATCGGCTTCATCGAATACATCATACAGGACATGATGCACGCCTGGGAGA GCTTCATCGACATGCCACAGCTGATCACCTACATGCAGATCAACTACTCGCAATGGAAGAAGTACGACGAGCAGGGCGTCAACACGCTGGCGGAGATCATGGCCAAGCAGCCACCGGTGGGCAAGATGGCCAACTCCAAATAGCATACGGCCTTCCGGAGATTGTTCTCGGGTCTACTGAAGCCACTGCCGGCCCACGCGCCAGGTACCTCCACGATTGGCGAGAACGAGATGGAGGACGTGCTCTAG
- the Pde8 gene encoding phosphodiesterase 8, isoform P, translated as MGCSPSTLPPAPSAGQTGERGSLPLDASEKDESRLFCIKLRRSRLRRCSCGGVTLQPPSDGNGSTAGDNLCGQVLLNPLQTKSEADYEKLSTGKKDSIVTVAALGNFTHSVVRRATGSK; from the exons ATGGGCTGTTCTCCGAGTACTTTGCCCCCCGCCCCTTCCGCTGGTCAGACCGGCGAACGAGGATCCCTGCCGCTGGACGCCTCTGAAAAGGACGAGAGCCGCCTCTTCTGCATCAAGCTGCGGCGCAGCCGCCTGCGCCGCTGCAGCTGTGGGGGCGTGACCTTGCAGCCCCCCAGCGACGGGAATGGCAGCACGGCCGGAGACAACCTGTGCGGCCAGGTGCTCCTCAATCCGCTGCAGACCAAGAGCGAGGCCGACTACGAAAAG CTGAGCACCGGCAAAAAGGACTCGATTGTGACGGTGGCCGCCCTGGGCAACTTTACACACAGCGTAGTGCGACGGGCCACTGGAAGTAAGTAG
- the Pde8 gene encoding phosphodiesterase 8, isoform A produces the protein MGCSPSTLPPAPSAGQTGERGSLPLDASEKDESRLFCIKLRRSRLRRCSCGGVTLQPPSDGNGSTAGDNLCGQVLLNPLQTKSEADYEKLSTGKKDSIVTVAALGNFTHSVVRRATGSTGTSGTSSSGGNSRPGHRKSSLALALTPEDEPMDVYQRNLMDLKYPTVLPPNPPLKALLVFHKSDSICEAITAACQRHQLDVTLVKSKEEALDTLQKSYATAQCYHLIIIDARSSKNLDAEHIARTIRHTHGHHLTTIIAVCKKSFFEKDDVLIALLDAGVNRCVAETTNLAMCSVELKQILHSIIRPHNVMSTQQALYTALHRLKEVVLITDDLLRIQYANRATERLLNMRLDEIISKQLEDIFVSDLSTISEQCKNIKEFDGILTVRRKSQEGIPMHVRVVPVACIGSAPTHLIFNFDVPGGQMDFIATLPQPKEAPRGSLHSVRRCSFDVRSIASDGLRRTSLAKLTSLPLEAPITKIINLLSQVQENCSADEARLIDKVLEFLKREGLYSPQMKEIRTDDPIATDLIGALLTGPSVYSSRRSSNDSIIRTGSSTRTAAIVPAKMKSNPIIMELLDESLSWDFDIFKLEEITDYHPLLYLGMEMFRRFDVFATLNIDENVCKAWLAVIEAHYRKSNTYHNSTHAADVMQATGAFITQLTNKDMLVMDRMEEATALIAAAAHDVDHPGRSSAFLCNSNDALAVLYNDLTVLENHHAAITFKLTLGDDKINIFKNLDKETYKSARSTIIDMILATEMTRHFEHLAKFVSVFGGEEPRDHNPQTDEETSILMRRMLIKVADVSNPARPMQFCIEWARRIAEEYFMQTDEEKQRHLPIVMPMFDRATCSIPKSQIGFIEYIIQDMMHAWESFIDMPQLITYMQINYSQWKKYDEQGVNTLAEIMAKQPPVGKMANSK, from the exons ATGGGCTGTTCTCCGAGTACTTTGCCCCCCGCCCCTTCCGCTGGTCAGACCGGCGAACGAGGATCCCTGCCGCTGGACGCCTCTGAAAAGGACGAGAGCCGCCTCTTCTGCATCAAGCTGCGGCGCAGCCGCCTGCGCCGCTGCAGCTGTGGGGGCGTGACCTTGCAGCCCCCCAGCGACGGGAATGGCAGCACGGCCGGAGACAACCTGTGCGGCCAGGTGCTCCTCAATCCGCTGCAGACCAAGAGCGAGGCCGACTACGAAAAG CTGAGCACCGGCAAAAAGGACTCGATTGTGACGGTGGCCGCCCTGGGCAACTTTACACACAGCGTAGTGCGACGGGCCACTGGAA GCACAGGCACATCGGGCACCAGTTCATCCGGCGGGAACAGCCGTCCAGGTCACCGCAAGTCATCACTAGCCCTCGCTCTCACCCCGGAAGATGAGCCGATGGACGTCTACCAG CGAAATCTCATGGACCTGAAGTATCCAACCGTGCTACCACCGAATCCCCCACTTAAG GCCCTTCTGGTTTTCCACAAGTCGGACAGCATCTGCGAGGCGATCACCGCGGCCTGCCAGCGCCACCAGCTGGACGTTACGCTGGTCAAGTCCAAGGAGGAGGCCCTGGACACTCTGCAGAAGTCGTACGCCACCGCCCAGTGCTACCACCTAATCATAATTGATGCGCGCTCCTCCAAGAACCTGGATGCGGAGCACATTGCGAG AACCATTCGTCACACACACGGCCACCATTTAACGACAATAATTGCAGTCTGCAAGAAGAG TTTCTTCGAAAAGGATGATGTGCTAATTGCTCTATTGGACGCTGGCGTTAATAGA TGCGTAGCGGAGACGACCAACCTGGCCATGTGCAGTGTGGAACTGAAGCAGATACTGCACTCCATCATCCGGCCGCACAATGTCATGTCCACTCAACAG GCCCTCTACACGGCTCTGCATCGGCTAAAGGAGGTGGTGCTCATCACGGACGACTTGCTGCGGATTCAGTACGCGAACCGTGCCACCGAGAGGCTGCTCAACATGCGGCTG GACGAGATCATTAGCAAGCAGCTGGAGGACATATTTGTGTCGGACCTCTCCACCATCAGCGAGCAGTGCAAGAACATCAAGGAGTTCGATGGCATCCTGACGGTGCGTCGCAAGAGCCAGGAGGGCATACCCATGCACGTGCGCGTCGTGCCGGTGGCCTGCATAGGCAG CGCCCCCACGCACCTGATTTTCAACTTTGATGTGCCCGGCGGGCAGATGGACTTCATAGCCACGCTGCCGCAGCCCAAGGAGGCGCCTCGGGGCTCCCTGCACTCGGTGCGGCGCTGCAGCTTTGATGTCCGCTCCATCGCCTCGGACGGATTGCGGAGGACGAGCTTGGCCAAGCTGACGTCGCTGCCACTGGAGGCACCCATCACTAAA ATAATCAATTTACTATCACAAGTACAGGAGAATTGTTCGGCCGATGAGGCGCGTCTCATAGACAAGGTCTTGGAGTTCCTGAAGCGTGAGGGACTCTACAGTCCGCAGATGAAGGAGATACGAACGGACGATCCCATAGCCACCGATCTAATCGGTGCCCTGCTAACG GGTCCCAGCGTGTACTCATCGCGCCGCAGCTCGAATGACTCCATCATACGCACTGGCAGCTCCACGAGAACTGCCGCCATTGTGCCCGCCAAAATGAAG TCCAATCCCATCATCATGGAACTACTTGACGAATCTCTCAGCTGGGACtttgatattttcaaattggAGGAGATCACCGACTACCACCCGCTGCTCTACCTGGGCATGGAGATGTTCCGCCGCTTCGACGTCTTTGCCACCCTGAACATCGATGAGAACGTGTGCAAGGCGTGGTTGGCAGTGATTGAAGCCCACTACCGCAAGAGCAACACATATCACAACAGCACCCATGCCGCGGATGTGATGCAG GCCACTGGCGCTTTCATCACCCAACTAACCAACAAGGATATGCTGGTGATGGATCGCATGGAGGAGGCGACTGCCTTGatcgccgccgccgcccaCGATGTGGATCATCCTGGTCGCTCATCCGCCTTCTTGTGCAACTCCAACGACGCCCTGGCCGTTCTATACAATGATCTGACTGTGCTGGAGAACCATCACGCGGCAATCACCTTTAAGCTGACACTGG GCGACGACAAGATCAACATTTTCAAGAACCTGGACAAGGAGACATACAAGTCGGCACGCAGCACCATCATTGACATGATCCTGGCCACCGAGATGACCCGCCACTTTGAGCACCTGGCCAAGTTCGTGAGCGTTTTTGGCGGCGAGGAGCCGCGTGAT CACAATCCCCAAACGGATGAGGAGACGTCCATACTCATGCGTCGCATGCTGATCAAAGTGGCCGATGTGAGCAATCCCGCCAGGCCGATGCAATTCTGCATCGAGTGGGCCCGCCGGATAGCCGAGGAGTACTTCATGCAGACGGACGAGGAGAAGCAGCGCCACCTGCCCATCGTGATGCCGATGTTCGATCGGGCCACCTGCAGCATACCAAAGAGCCAGATCGGCTTCATCGAATACATCATACAGGACATGATGCACGCCTGGGAGA GCTTCATCGACATGCCACAGCTGATCACCTACATGCAGATCAACTACTCGCAATGGAAGAAGTACGACGAGCAGGGCGTCAACACGCTGGCGGAGATCATGGCCAAGCAGCCACCGGTGGGCAAGATGGCCAACTCCAAATAG
- the Pde8 gene encoding phosphodiesterase 8, isoform E yields the protein MGCSPSTLPPAPSAGQTGERGSLPLDASEKDESRLFCIKLRRSRLRRCSCGGVTLQPPSDGNGSTAGDNLCGQVLLNPLQTKSEADYEKLSTGKKDSIVTVAALGNFTHSVVRRATGSTGTSGTSSSGGNSRPGHRKSSLALALTPEDEPMDVYQRNLMDLKYPTVLPPNPPLKALLVFHKSDSICEAITAACQRHQLDVTLVKSKEEALDTLQKSYATAQCYHLIIIDARSSKNLDAEHIARTIRHTHGHHLTTIIAVCKKSFFEKDDVLIALLDAGVNRCVAETTNLAMCSVELKQILHSIIRPHNVMSTQQALYTALHRLKEVVLITDDLLRIQYANRATERLLNMRLDEIISKQLEDIFVSDLSTISEQCKNIKEFDGILTVRRKSQEGIPMHVRVVPVACIGSAPTHLIFNFDVPGGQMDFIATLPQPKEAPRGSLHSVRRCSFDVRSIASDGLRRTSLAKLTSLPLEAPITKENCSADEARLIDKVLEFLKREGLYSPQMKEIRTDDPIATDLIGALLTGPSVYSSRRSSNDSIIRTGSSTRTAAIVPAKMKSNPIIMELLDESLSWDFDIFKLEEITDYHPLLYLGMEMFRRFDVFATLNIDENVCKAWLAVIEAHYRKSNTYHNSTHAADVMQATGAFITQLTNKDMLVMDRMEEATALIAAAAHDVDHPGRSSAFLCNSNDALAVLYNDLTVLENHHAAITFKLTLGDDKINIFKNLDKETYKSARSTIIDMILATEMTRHFEHLAKFVSVFGGEEPRDHNPQTDEETSILMRRMLIKVADVSNPARPMQFCIEWARRIAEEYFMQTDEEKQRHLPIVMPMFDRATCSIPKSQIGFIEYIIQDMMHAWESFIDMPQLITYMQINYSQWKKYDEQGVNTLAEIMAKQPPVGKMANSK from the exons ATGGGCTGTTCTCCGAGTACTTTGCCCCCCGCCCCTTCCGCTGGTCAGACCGGCGAACGAGGATCCCTGCCGCTGGACGCCTCTGAAAAGGACGAGAGCCGCCTCTTCTGCATCAAGCTGCGGCGCAGCCGCCTGCGCCGCTGCAGCTGTGGGGGCGTGACCTTGCAGCCCCCCAGCGACGGGAATGGCAGCACGGCCGGAGACAACCTGTGCGGCCAGGTGCTCCTCAATCCGCTGCAGACCAAGAGCGAGGCCGACTACGAAAAG CTGAGCACCGGCAAAAAGGACTCGATTGTGACGGTGGCCGCCCTGGGCAACTTTACACACAGCGTAGTGCGACGGGCCACTGGAA GCACAGGCACATCGGGCACCAGTTCATCCGGCGGGAACAGCCGTCCAGGTCACCGCAAGTCATCACTAGCCCTCGCTCTCACCCCGGAAGATGAGCCGATGGACGTCTACCAG CGAAATCTCATGGACCTGAAGTATCCAACCGTGCTACCACCGAATCCCCCACTTAAG GCCCTTCTGGTTTTCCACAAGTCGGACAGCATCTGCGAGGCGATCACCGCGGCCTGCCAGCGCCACCAGCTGGACGTTACGCTGGTCAAGTCCAAGGAGGAGGCCCTGGACACTCTGCAGAAGTCGTACGCCACCGCCCAGTGCTACCACCTAATCATAATTGATGCGCGCTCCTCCAAGAACCTGGATGCGGAGCACATTGCGAG AACCATTCGTCACACACACGGCCACCATTTAACGACAATAATTGCAGTCTGCAAGAAGAG TTTCTTCGAAAAGGATGATGTGCTAATTGCTCTATTGGACGCTGGCGTTAATAGA TGCGTAGCGGAGACGACCAACCTGGCCATGTGCAGTGTGGAACTGAAGCAGATACTGCACTCCATCATCCGGCCGCACAATGTCATGTCCACTCAACAG GCCCTCTACACGGCTCTGCATCGGCTAAAGGAGGTGGTGCTCATCACGGACGACTTGCTGCGGATTCAGTACGCGAACCGTGCCACCGAGAGGCTGCTCAACATGCGGCTG GACGAGATCATTAGCAAGCAGCTGGAGGACATATTTGTGTCGGACCTCTCCACCATCAGCGAGCAGTGCAAGAACATCAAGGAGTTCGATGGCATCCTGACGGTGCGTCGCAAGAGCCAGGAGGGCATACCCATGCACGTGCGCGTCGTGCCGGTGGCCTGCATAGGCAG CGCCCCCACGCACCTGATTTTCAACTTTGATGTGCCCGGCGGGCAGATGGACTTCATAGCCACGCTGCCGCAGCCCAAGGAGGCGCCTCGGGGCTCCCTGCACTCGGTGCGGCGCTGCAGCTTTGATGTCCGCTCCATCGCCTCGGACGGATTGCGGAGGACGAGCTTGGCCAAGCTGACGTCGCTGCCACTGGAGGCACCCATCACTAAA GAGAATTGTTCGGCCGATGAGGCGCGTCTCATAGACAAGGTCTTGGAGTTCCTGAAGCGTGAGGGACTCTACAGTCCGCAGATGAAGGAGATACGAACGGACGATCCCATAGCCACCGATCTAATCGGTGCCCTGCTAACG GGTCCCAGCGTGTACTCATCGCGCCGCAGCTCGAATGACTCCATCATACGCACTGGCAGCTCCACGAGAACTGCCGCCATTGTGCCCGCCAAAATGAAG TCCAATCCCATCATCATGGAACTACTTGACGAATCTCTCAGCTGGGACtttgatattttcaaattggAGGAGATCACCGACTACCACCCGCTGCTCTACCTGGGCATGGAGATGTTCCGCCGCTTCGACGTCTTTGCCACCCTGAACATCGATGAGAACGTGTGCAAGGCGTGGTTGGCAGTGATTGAAGCCCACTACCGCAAGAGCAACACATATCACAACAGCACCCATGCCGCGGATGTGATGCAG GCCACTGGCGCTTTCATCACCCAACTAACCAACAAGGATATGCTGGTGATGGATCGCATGGAGGAGGCGACTGCCTTGatcgccgccgccgcccaCGATGTGGATCATCCTGGTCGCTCATCCGCCTTCTTGTGCAACTCCAACGACGCCCTGGCCGTTCTATACAATGATCTGACTGTGCTGGAGAACCATCACGCGGCAATCACCTTTAAGCTGACACTGG GCGACGACAAGATCAACATTTTCAAGAACCTGGACAAGGAGACATACAAGTCGGCACGCAGCACCATCATTGACATGATCCTGGCCACCGAGATGACCCGCCACTTTGAGCACCTGGCCAAGTTCGTGAGCGTTTTTGGCGGCGAGGAGCCGCGTGAT CACAATCCCCAAACGGATGAGGAGACGTCCATACTCATGCGTCGCATGCTGATCAAAGTGGCCGATGTGAGCAATCCCGCCAGGCCGATGCAATTCTGCATCGAGTGGGCCCGCCGGATAGCCGAGGAGTACTTCATGCAGACGGACGAGGAGAAGCAGCGCCACCTGCCCATCGTGATGCCGATGTTCGATCGGGCCACCTGCAGCATACCAAAGAGCCAGATCGGCTTCATCGAATACATCATACAGGACATGATGCACGCCTGGGAGA GCTTCATCGACATGCCACAGCTGATCACCTACATGCAGATCAACTACTCGCAATGGAAGAAGTACGACGAGCAGGGCGTCAACACGCTGGCGGAGATCATGGCCAAGCAGCCACCGGTGGGCAAGATGGCCAACTCCAAATAG
- the Pde8 gene encoding phosphodiesterase 8, isoform R has product MGCSPSTLPPAPSAGQTGERGSLPLDASEKDESRLFCIKLRRSRLRRCSCGGVTLQPPSDGNGSTAGDNLCGQVLLNPLQTKSEADYEKLSTGKKDSIVTVAALGNFTHSVVRRATGSTGTSGTSSSGGNSRPGHRKSSLALALTPEDEPMDVYQLSGSCDQYLRWPSVNQSADRSPKMFQLCYRQQQRHRPESKASNQSSSNHKKAAALSRTKE; this is encoded by the exons TTATCCGGATCATGTGACCAGTATCTCCGCTGGCCATCAGTCAATCAATCAGCAGACCGCAgcccaaaaatgtttcaattatgTTATCGCCAGCAACAACGACATCGTCCAGAATCGAAAGCATCGAAccagagcagcagcaaccacaagAAGGCAGCCGCACTGTCCAGGACGAAGGAGTAA ATGGGCTGTTCTCCGAGTACTTTGCCCCCCGCCCCTTCCGCTGGTCAGACCGGCGAACGAGGATCCCTGCCGCTGGACGCCTCTGAAAAGGACGAGAGCCGCCTCTTCTGCATCAAGCTGCGGCGCAGCCGCCTGCGCCGCTGCAGCTGTGGGGGCGTGACCTTGCAGCCCCCCAGCGACGGGAATGGCAGCACGGCCGGAGACAACCTGTGCGGCCAGGTGCTCCTCAATCCGCTGCAGACCAAGAGCGAGGCCGACTACGAAAAG CTGAGCACCGGCAAAAAGGACTCGATTGTGACGGTGGCCGCCCTGGGCAACTTTACACACAGCGTAGTGCGACGGGCCACTGGAA GCACAGGCACATCGGGCACCAGTTCATCCGGCGGGAACAGCCGTCCAGGTCACCGCAAGTCATCACTAGCCCTCGCTCTCACCCCGGAAGATGAGCCGATGGACGTCTACCAG
- the Pde8 gene encoding phosphodiesterase 8, isoform Q: MGCSPSTLPPAPSAGQTGERGSLPLDASEKDESRLFCIKLRRSRLRRCSCGGVTLQPPSDGNGSTAGDNLCGQVLLNPLQTKSEADYEKLSTGKKDSIVTVAALGNFTHSVVRRATGIIRIM; the protein is encoded by the exons TTATCCGGATCATGTGA ATGGGCTGTTCTCCGAGTACTTTGCCCCCCGCCCCTTCCGCTGGTCAGACCGGCGAACGAGGATCCCTGCCGCTGGACGCCTCTGAAAAGGACGAGAGCCGCCTCTTCTGCATCAAGCTGCGGCGCAGCCGCCTGCGCCGCTGCAGCTGTGGGGGCGTGACCTTGCAGCCCCCCAGCGACGGGAATGGCAGCACGGCCGGAGACAACCTGTGCGGCCAGGTGCTCCTCAATCCGCTGCAGACCAAGAGCGAGGCCGACTACGAAAAG CTGAGCACCGGCAAAAAGGACTCGATTGTGACGGTGGCCGCCCTGGGCAACTTTACACACAGCGTAGTGCGACGGGCCACTGGAA